The following coding sequences lie in one Mercenaria mercenaria strain notata chromosome 5, MADL_Memer_1, whole genome shotgun sequence genomic window:
- the LOC123556313 gene encoding potassium channel subfamily K member 2-like isoform X2, which yields MHWLTLCILQTIFFVYLLVGGAIFMALEKDHEDEISSNQSARFSQFLTNNTCVTASELSTFATSVIEAYDSGVVATSDTSSTSNWDYGPSVFFSATVVTSIGYGHISPTTTGGQVFFVFYAILGIPLTALILGAVGEKMTKPYKKLEKKQFFPKYPKTETVGKRAIFATLCFVLFSLIPAAIFQAVEDWSYLEAWYYTIVTLTTVGFGDFVPGQSDSDIPVYYKLVVSAWIFFGLAWLSMMLNLVGDFFKVQANKINNAQDITEIKEVAKSDGTQDGTELTEVAM from the exons ATGCATTGGTTGACCTTATGCATACTTCAGACgatcttttttgtttatttattggtTGGAGGGGCGATCTTTATGGCCCTCGAGAAAGATCATGAAGACGAAATATCTTCCAACCAGTCCGCTAGATTTTCACAATTTCTTA cTAACAATACGTGTGTGACAGCCAGTGAACTATCAACGTTTGCAACATCGGTAATTGAAGCGTACGATTCTGGTGTTGTAGCGACTTCAGACACTTCCAGCACGAGTAACTGGGACTACGGCCCTTCCGTGTTCTTCTCTGCAACAGTTGTTACATCAATTG GGTATGGACACATTTCACCGACAACTACAGGTGGCCaggtattttttgttttctacGCTATACTTGGGATTCCTTTAACCGCCCTAATTCTTGGAGCAGTCGGTGAGAAAATGACGAAGCCTTACAAAAAGCTAGAAAAGAAACAATTCTTTCCAAAATATCCTAAAACTGAAACAGTTGGGAAAAGAGCAATTTTCGCAACCctttgttttgtgttgttttcattGATTCCTGCGGCAATTTTCCAAGCAGTAGAAGATTGGAGTTATTTAGAAGCATGGTATTACACGATCGTTACACTTACAACAGTTGGTTTTGGCGACTTTGTACCAG gCCAAAGTGATTCGGACATTCCTGTTTACTACAAGCTCGTGGTAAGCGCATGGATATTTTTCGGACTGGCCTGGCTCTCTATGATGCTAAATCTAGTCGGAGACTTCTTCAAAGTCCAGGCTAATAAGATTAATAATGCACAGGACATCACAGAAATCAAAGAAGTTGCTAAATCT GATGGAACACAGGATGGCACTGAACTTACAGAAGTTGCAAtgtaa